In Labilibaculum sp. DW002, the genomic window AGGTGAAAATTATTAGTGCCTTCTCTTTACTTGCTATTGTATTATCAATTATGGGCTTATTAGGTATGGTGCTAAATGCCATATTCTTAAAAAGAAAAGAAATTGGAATTCGAAAAATAAACGGTGCTAAAACCCATGAAATAATAAAAATGCTAAATCGAGATTTTCTAAAATGGGTTGCAATTGCCTTCATCATAGCTTGTCCAATAGCTTATTATGTCATAGATAAATGGTTGGAAAACTTTGCCTACAAAACAGAACTTTCATGGTGGGTATTTGTTTTGGCAGGACTTATTGCCATGTGTATTGCACTACTGACTGTATCTGTTCAATCGTGGAGAGCAGCCACAAGAAACCCTGTTGAAAGTTTGAGGTATGAGTAATAATTGCACATAATACAAACCATAAACTATGCATTTAATCAAACAGATTTTTCGAAGTATATTGAAATTTAGAATGGCTTCTCTATTCTCAATTTTCAGTTTAGTTACGGCATTTTTATGCATTATTATAATTACACTCTACGTATCATTCGAAAAGAGTTTTGATCAATTTCACACAAACAATAGTTCAATTTATAGAGTCGAAACTAGTTATTCGGCTTGGATTCCAGCAATCGCAGCAGATGTAATCAAAGAGAATATTCCAGAAGTGGTAAATGTAACTTCTATTTGGAATAGGGGGAAATCTAAATTTGCAACAGAAAAAATGAATTTGTCAGACCAATTTGTTTCCACAGATGCCTTATATGCAAGTGATGAATTTCTAAGAATGTTTAGTTTTCCATTAATTATTGGCGATAAAAATACAGTGCTCATTGAGCCTGGAAATGTTGTCATTACCGAATCCCTCAGCAAAAAACTATTTGGTAAAGAAAACGCATATGGAAAAACGATTACCATAAATAAAGCCGAATTCATGGTAAGCGGTATTATGCATGATCTCCCTAACAACTCAACCATCCAATCAGATTGCTTAATCTCTTTTTCTACTTTAACTCGAGATGCTCGCGGTAAAATAAAAGCCACGAAATCTTGGTCCGAATGGAGTTATAATGTTTTCATCCAAGCTCGCAAGGGTATCAAACCAAAAAAATTGGTTCAAAAAATATCACAAATCGATCAATTTGATAAAAAGTTAGAAGGAATAAAAGAACGTAATCCAAACAAGGAACCTCTTAGCCTAAGACCTTTAAAGGAATTGCATTATGCATCATCCTATTGGGGAAAATCAAACAAACTAATTTTAAATATTCTAAGCATATTAGGATTTATGATTATGTGCATGGGATTTGTAAACTTTATCAATTTCTCCACTTCTCAAGCTTCAAATCGTGCCAAAGCTCTTTCAATTCAACAAGTTTTAGGAGGAAAAAAACAGATGGCTCGAATTCAAGTAATTCTTGAGTCTATTATATTATCCCTCATCTCAATTATAGTTGCCATCGCTATTCATTTTCTAATTTACCCAACAATTGAATCGTTCTTTGAGATAAAAGGGCTTTCATTTGAATCCAGACCTATATATCTAATCTGGTTTTTTATCTTATCCATCTCCTTTGGTGTTTTGGCGAGTCTATATCCTTCAAATTATTTTAATTCAGCTCCGATATCAGAAGTTATAAAAGGAAAAATTTTCTTCGTTAAAAAGGGGAAAGCATTTAGAAATGCATTAATAATAATCCAGTTTGTTTTTGCAATTGGACTAATTATATCAACATTAATTATTGAGAAACAACTCCATTTTTGGAAAAATTTTGATATCGGAATTGACAAAGAACATGTTGTTTGCATCCGCACGACAAAAGACCTTAGAGAACATCATCAAGCTTTCGCAGATGAATTGATGAAATCAAGAGAAATTCTCGATTATACATATTCTAATTTTATTCCAGGTCAAGTAGGAATGGGTTGGGGACGTGAAATTGATGGACAATATGTAAATATTAAATGTTGGCCTATTGATCATCATTTTCTTGACTTTTTCAAAATAAAAATAGCGGAAGGAAGAAGCTTTAATCCAAATTCTCAAGCTGATATCAATACCTTTATTATTAATCGTAAAGCTGCAGAAGAATTTGGATGGGAAAATCCTCTCGAACATCAAATGGGAGGCTTCGATTTCTTGGGAGATATTATAGGTGTTGCTGAAAATTTCAATTTTTCCAGACTACAAGATGAAATAATGCCTATGCAATTCTGGCTTACGAATAAAAGAAAATACGTTTTAATGTTACGTGTACAACCTCAAAAATATCAACAAACAGTTACGTACATAAAAAATATTGCACAAAAATTTGATTCAACGAATCAAATTGACGTTAAATTCCTTGATGATCAATTGAATGCATTATACACAAAAGAAGAAAAGATCGCTCGCTTTATCGAATTCATTACACTATGGTGTGTAATACTTGCCATGTTTGGAATACTTGGACTTAGCTTCTTTATAGGCTATGATAA contains:
- a CDS encoding ABC transporter permease is translated as MHLIKQIFRSILKFRMASLFSIFSLVTAFLCIIIITLYVSFEKSFDQFHTNNSSIYRVETSYSAWIPAIAADVIKENIPEVVNVTSIWNRGKSKFATEKMNLSDQFVSTDALYASDEFLRMFSFPLIIGDKNTVLIEPGNVVITESLSKKLFGKENAYGKTITINKAEFMVSGIMHDLPNNSTIQSDCLISFSTLTRDARGKIKATKSWSEWSYNVFIQARKGIKPKKLVQKISQIDQFDKKLEGIKERNPNKEPLSLRPLKELHYASSYWGKSNKLILNILSILGFMIMCMGFVNFINFSTSQASNRAKALSIQQVLGGKKQMARIQVILESIILSLISIIVAIAIHFLIYPTIESFFEIKGLSFESRPIYLIWFFILSISFGVLASLYPSNYFNSAPISEVIKGKIFFVKKGKAFRNALIIIQFVFAIGLIISTLIIEKQLHFWKNFDIGIDKEHVVCIRTTKDLREHHQAFADELMKSREILDYTYSNFIPGQVGMGWGREIDGQYVNIKCWPIDHHFLDFFKIKIAEGRSFNPNSQADINTFIINRKAAEEFGWENPLEHQMGGFDFLGDIIGVAENFNFSRLQDEIMPMQFWLTNKRKYVLMLRVQPQKYQQTVTYIKNIAQKFDSTNQIDVKFLDDQLNALYTKEEKIARFIEFITLWCVILAMFGILGLSFFIGYDKTKEIGIRKVNGAKTHEIIKMLNIDFLKWIAIAYLIACPLAYLAMNKWLENFAYRTELSWWVFALAGIITMGIALLTVSFQSWRAATRNPVESLRYE